The sequence below is a genomic window from Cyanobacteriota bacterium.
AGACAGGGGCGACTGCAACACCCGACTGGCAACGGTGACAGTACCGATGCGTAGTGGCTCTGCCAGACGCTGTTTAAGGCTGGGAGAAAGGGTCGCCATAGGATTCACTAGATGGAGCAAGGTGTGGTTTGTGCATGATCTAGTATGACTCACACCCAGGAACACGACAAACCAGAGATTGGCCCTGGGGCGATCGAGATAGCCAGCAAGTTATGATGCAGATGCAGTTCCATCCAGCTAGTTAGGAAGAGGAAGATTATGGAACTTAACCTTGCCCAATTCAGCAAAGCCTGCCGTCCCTATGAGCCGTTGGATGTCAGCAAAGCCGACCAGCGTCCCTATTACATTGATTTGTCCTCTGTCCGGGGTAACAAGATTCTGGAGGCACTGCGACGACCGATCGTTCGGCTATATACCGATGAACCAACCTGCCAACTATTCACCGGACACATTGGCTGCGGTAAATCTACGGAATTGTTGTACTTAAAAGCACTACTAGAAAAGGATGACTTCCATGTGGTGTATATGGAAAGTCGGCGGCATGTGGAGCTAGAGGATGCAGATATCAGTGATATTTTACTAGCGATCGCAGGGCAGGTCAGTGCCAGCTTAGAGGCCAGCGGTATCAACATTAAGCCTTCCTACCTGATGCGACTAATCCAGGAAGTGGTAGAGATTCTGAAAGCACCTGTTGAGATTGAAACCAATGCTAAGTTTTCATTCCTGATTGCTGAAATTACCACCACGACCAAAAGCAGCCCGCAAGTGCGGCCTCGGTTTCGAGAGCATGTAGAACCTCGCACAAAACTGATTCTAGACTCGATTAACAATGAACTGCTGACTCCGGCGATCGCCCAACTAAAGGCTAAGGGCAAACAGGGCTTGGTGGCCATTGTCGATGACCTCGATCGCATTGAAAATCGCCTCCACCCCACAGGTCAACTGCGTCCTGAATACCTGTTTGTTACCCGTGCTGATCAACTGAGTCGCCTCAAGTGCCATGTAATCTATACAATTCCTTTGATACTCACCTTTTCCAATTACATCGAAACTATTCGCAACCGTTTTGGGCAGCCTCAAATCTTGCCAATGGTGCCTGTCACACTGCGGAATGGAAGTCTCTGTGAACCGGGAATAGCGCTATTGCGACAGATGGTCTTGAGTCGAGCTTTTCCCCAAAAGCACCCTGTCAACCGGATGGATTTGGTAACCGAGGTGTTTGACAGCGCAGAAACCCTGGATCGGCTGTGTTGTGTCAGTGGGGGACACGCCCGCAACTTGATGATTTTGCTGTATGAGTGCCTGCGTCGCAGTGATCCGCCCTTTGCCCGATCGCAGTTGGAATCGGTAATCCAGTCCTATCGGAATACCCTGACTACCTCTATTACTACCGATGAGTGGGCATTGCTGCGGCGAGTTGCTCAAGATAAGTCCCTGGCGGGTGAACAGGAGTATGAAACCGCTCTCAAAAGTTTGTATGTATTTGAGTATCAGTATCAGGGCGATCGTTGGTATGACGTGAATCCTGTCTTGCAGGAAGCTCCCCAATTTCAGCAACCATGATTGACCACGATCGCCTCTTCAAAGAACTGCTCACCACCTTCTTTTGGGAATTTATCCAA
It includes:
- a CDS encoding ATP-binding protein; translation: MELNLAQFSKACRPYEPLDVSKADQRPYYIDLSSVRGNKILEALRRPIVRLYTDEPTCQLFTGHIGCGKSTELLYLKALLEKDDFHVVYMESRRHVELEDADISDILLAIAGQVSASLEASGINIKPSYLMRLIQEVVEILKAPVEIETNAKFSFLIAEITTTTKSSPQVRPRFREHVEPRTKLILDSINNELLTPAIAQLKAKGKQGLVAIVDDLDRIENRLHPTGQLRPEYLFVTRADQLSRLKCHVIYTIPLILTFSNYIETIRNRFGQPQILPMVPVTLRNGSLCEPGIALLRQMVLSRAFPQKHPVNRMDLVTEVFDSAETLDRLCCVSGGHARNLMILLYECLRRSDPPFARSQLESVIQSYRNTLTTSITTDEWALLRRVAQDKSLAGEQEYETALKSLYVFEYQYQGDRWYDVNPVLQEAPQFQQP